A section of the Engystomops pustulosus chromosome 3, aEngPut4.maternal, whole genome shotgun sequence genome encodes:
- the SERTAD2 gene encoding SERTA domain-containing protein 2: MLAKPGKRKFDEHEDGLEGKVVSPTDGPSKVSYTLQRQTIFNISLMKLYNHRPLTEPSLQKTVLINNMLRRIQEELKQEGSLKPVFISTSQSSDPLGDTYQEAQPAFSHLNSQPLQPTDLISTTPLESCLTPASLLEEDTYCTSQTVQQNISSSKLPPPPPPPLVQPVKDSFSSALDEIEELCPSSTSTEEAAEAAVHLKDEPVATGTLKPEGTQENRTSEPKLMDSLPGNFELTTSTGFLTDLTLDDILFSDIDTSMYDFDPCTSNNGAASKMAPDELLKTLSPYSNQPVTPNQPFKMDLTELDHIMEVLVGS, encoded by the coding sequence ATGTTGGCTAAACCGGGAAAGCGAAAGTTTGACGAGCATGAAGATGGGCTGGAAGGCAAAGTGGTGTCTCCGACAGACGGGCCTTCGAAAGTATCCTACACTTTACAGCGTCAGACTATCTTCAACATTTCCCTTATGAAACTCTACAACCACAGGCCGCTGACGGAGCCAAGCTTACAGAAAACAGTTTTAATTAATAACATGTTAAGACGGATACAGGAGGAGCTAAAACAAGAAGGCAGTTTGAAGCCTGTTTTTATTAGCACGTCACAGTCTTCTGATCCTCTTGGCGACACGTACCAGGAGGCCCAGCCTGCTTTCAGCCATCTCAACTCCCAGCCTCTTCAACCCACTGACTTAATAAGCACTACACCACTAGAGTCTTGCCTCACTCCTGCCTCTCTGCTTGAGGAGGACACATATTGCACTTCCCAAACAGTCCAGCAGAATATTTCTAGCAGCAAATTACCACCACCGCCTCCACCTCCTCTAGTCCAGCCAGTAAAAGACAGTTTCTCCTCAGCATTGGATGAAATCGAGGAGCTGTGTCCATCGTCTACCTCCACAGAGGAGGCTGCAGAAGCAGCCGTGCATCTAAAAGATGAACCCGTTGCAACGGGAACCCTTAAGCCTGAGGGAACACAAGAGAATAGAACAAGTGAGCCAAAACTAATGGATTCTCTACCAGGGAATTTCGAATTGACAACCTCCACCGGCTTTCTTACAGACCTAACTTTAGATGACATCCTTTTTTCTGACATTGATACGTCCATGTACGATTTTGACCCTTGCACATCCAATAACGGAGCAGCCTCTAAAATGGCACCTGACGAACTACTCAAAACTTTGTCTCCTTATAGCAACCAACCAGTAACCCCAAATCAGCCTTTCAAGATGGACCTTACAGAATTAGATCACATAATGGAGGTTTTGGTTGGTTCCTAA